From a single Nymphaea colorata isolate Beijing-Zhang1983 chromosome 4, ASM883128v2, whole genome shotgun sequence genomic region:
- the LOC116253572 gene encoding protein DA1-like isoform X1: MVEPKVFLFAIADESCSVSCVNFNYEMLQGTSFGFFAVPFTAVGACLWSILKWCGLIKNVKMVKDRICGASFIMRWLSTTSESSNLIVSAGQYHATLGEDRVFDPSTTSMDTQFHYNDEELDRATALSIAEQEQRKWNATGPNLKEDEELARALQASMNLDSLWANDNTHQPPPFPFLTGLRLCAGCNNEIGHHRFLNCMGALWHPECFRCYYCNQPIYEMEFSMSGNYPYHKSCYQECHHPKCDVCKQFIPVNGVGMVEFRAHPFWGQKYCPSHEFDNTPRCCSCEHMEPRNVQYVSLGDGRKLCLECLHFSIMDTSECQPLFLDIREFYEGLNMKVGQQIPLLLVERQALNEAMEGEKQGHHLPETRGLCLSEEQTVSTIRRGPKIGRGNSIINMITEPYRLSRHCEVTAILILYGLPRLLTGSILAHEMMHAWLRLNGYRSLRQDVEEGICQVLAHMWLESEIMSGSGNSSGSTSSASSSSATSKKGTRTPFERKLGEFFIHQIESDPSPTYGGGFRAGNRAVLQYGLKRTLDHIRLTGMFP; the protein is encoded by the exons ATGGTGGAACCGAAAGTCTTTCTTTTTGCCATTGCAGATGAAAGCTGCAGTGTTTCCTGCGTCAACTTCAACTACGAGATGCTCCAGGGAACGTCTTTCGGGTTCTTTGCG GTTCCTTTTACAGCGGTTGGTGCCTGTCTTTGGTCGATTCTGAAATGGTGCGGATTGATTAAGAATG TAAAGATGGTGAAGGATCGCATTTGTGGAGCATCTTTTATCATGCGGTGGCTAAGTACGACATCTGAAAGTTCAAATCTTATAGTATCAGCAGGTCAATATCATGCAACTCTTGGAGAGGACAGGGTTTTCGATCCATCTACAACTTCCATG GATACTCAGTTTCATTATAATGATGAAGAGTTAGACCGTGCAACTGCACTATCCATTGCGGAACAGGAGCAAAGGAAATGGAACGCAACTG GTCCCAACCTAAAGGAAGACGAGGAACTTGCAAGAGCTCTTCAAGCAAGTATGAACTTGGATTCCCTTTGGGCAAATGATAATACTCATCAGCCTCCTCCATTTCCCTTTCTGACTGGATTAAG GTTATGTGCTGGTTGCAACAATGAAATTGGTCATCACCGCTTCCTGAATTGCATGGGTGCACTTTGGCATCCAGAATGTTTTCGCTGTTATTATTGCAATCAGCCTATATATGAAATGGAG TTTTCTATGTCTGGGAACTACCCATACCACAAGTCCTGCTATCAAGAGTGTCATCATCCCAAATGTGATGTCTGCAAGCAATTT ATTCCAGTAAACGGAGTTGGTATGGTCGAGTTTAGAGCGCATCCTTTCTGGGGACAGAAATATTGTCCATCGCATGAGTTTGACAATACCCCAAGGTGCTGTAGTTGTGAACACATGGAG CCTCGCAATGTACAGTACGTTTCCTTGGGTGATGGACGGAAGCTCTGTTTGGAATGTTTGCACTTTTCAATCATGGATACAAGTGAGTGCCAACCATTATTCCTTGATATAAGAGAGTTTTATGAAGGCTTAAACATGAAAGTGGGGCAGCAAATTCCATTGTTATTAGTTGAGAGGCAGGCATTGAATGAGGCCATGGaaggagaaaaacaa GGACACCATCTGCCTGAAACCAGAGGGCTTTGTCTTTCTGAGGAGCAGACAGTTAGCACT ATCCGGAGAGGACCTAAAATTGGAAGAGGAAATTCCATTATTAATATGATCACTGAACCATATAGATTGTCTCGCCATTGTGAAGTAACTGCAATCCTTATCTTGTACGGACTTCCAAG ATTGTTGACAGGCTCAATCTTGGCCCATGAAATGATGCATGCTTGGCTACGGCTTAATG GATACCGATCTCTGAGACAAGACGTGGAAGAGGGGATCTGCCAAGTTCTAGCACACATGTGGTTAGAGTCGGAGATCATGTCAGGCTCTGGAAATAGTTCTGGATCAACTTCATCGGCATCATCATCTTCTGCAACATCAAAGAAGGGCACTAGGACCCCTTTTGAAAGGAAACTTGGGGAATTCTTCATTCACCAGATCGAGTCAGATCCTTCGCCAACATATGGAGGGGGTTTCAGAGCTGGAAATCGAGCTGTTCTTCAGTATGGTCTCAAAAGGACATTGGACCACATTCGGTTGACGGGCATGTTCCCATGA
- the LOC116253572 gene encoding protein DA1-like isoform X3, with amino-acid sequence MVEPKVFLFAIADESCSVSCVNFNYEMLQGTSFGFFAMVKDRICGASFIMRWLSTTSESSNLIVSAGQYHATLGEDRVFDPSTTSMDTQFHYNDEELDRATALSIAEQEQRKWNATGPNLKEDEELARALQASMNLDSLWANDNTHQPPPFPFLTGLRLCAGCNNEIGHHRFLNCMGALWHPECFRCYYCNQPIYEMEFSMSGNYPYHKSCYQECHHPKCDVCKQFIPVNGVGMVEFRAHPFWGQKYCPSHEFDNTPRCCSCEHMEPRNVQYVSLGDGRKLCLECLHFSIMDTSECQPLFLDIREFYEGLNMKVGQQIPLLLVERQALNEAMEGEKQGHHLPETRGLCLSEEQTVSTIRRGPKIGRGNSIINMITEPYRLSRHCEVTAILILYGLPRLLTGSILAHEMMHAWLRLNGYRSLRQDVEEGICQVLAHMWLESEIMSGSGNSSGSTSSASSSSATSKKGTRTPFERKLGEFFIHQIESDPSPTYGGGFRAGNRAVLQYGLKRTLDHIRLTGMFP; translated from the exons ATGGTGGAACCGAAAGTCTTTCTTTTTGCCATTGCAGATGAAAGCTGCAGTGTTTCCTGCGTCAACTTCAACTACGAGATGCTCCAGGGAACGTCTTTCGGGTTCTTTGCG ATGGTGAAGGATCGCATTTGTGGAGCATCTTTTATCATGCGGTGGCTAAGTACGACATCTGAAAGTTCAAATCTTATAGTATCAGCAGGTCAATATCATGCAACTCTTGGAGAGGACAGGGTTTTCGATCCATCTACAACTTCCATG GATACTCAGTTTCATTATAATGATGAAGAGTTAGACCGTGCAACTGCACTATCCATTGCGGAACAGGAGCAAAGGAAATGGAACGCAACTG GTCCCAACCTAAAGGAAGACGAGGAACTTGCAAGAGCTCTTCAAGCAAGTATGAACTTGGATTCCCTTTGGGCAAATGATAATACTCATCAGCCTCCTCCATTTCCCTTTCTGACTGGATTAAG GTTATGTGCTGGTTGCAACAATGAAATTGGTCATCACCGCTTCCTGAATTGCATGGGTGCACTTTGGCATCCAGAATGTTTTCGCTGTTATTATTGCAATCAGCCTATATATGAAATGGAG TTTTCTATGTCTGGGAACTACCCATACCACAAGTCCTGCTATCAAGAGTGTCATCATCCCAAATGTGATGTCTGCAAGCAATTT ATTCCAGTAAACGGAGTTGGTATGGTCGAGTTTAGAGCGCATCCTTTCTGGGGACAGAAATATTGTCCATCGCATGAGTTTGACAATACCCCAAGGTGCTGTAGTTGTGAACACATGGAG CCTCGCAATGTACAGTACGTTTCCTTGGGTGATGGACGGAAGCTCTGTTTGGAATGTTTGCACTTTTCAATCATGGATACAAGTGAGTGCCAACCATTATTCCTTGATATAAGAGAGTTTTATGAAGGCTTAAACATGAAAGTGGGGCAGCAAATTCCATTGTTATTAGTTGAGAGGCAGGCATTGAATGAGGCCATGGaaggagaaaaacaa GGACACCATCTGCCTGAAACCAGAGGGCTTTGTCTTTCTGAGGAGCAGACAGTTAGCACT ATCCGGAGAGGACCTAAAATTGGAAGAGGAAATTCCATTATTAATATGATCACTGAACCATATAGATTGTCTCGCCATTGTGAAGTAACTGCAATCCTTATCTTGTACGGACTTCCAAG ATTGTTGACAGGCTCAATCTTGGCCCATGAAATGATGCATGCTTGGCTACGGCTTAATG GATACCGATCTCTGAGACAAGACGTGGAAGAGGGGATCTGCCAAGTTCTAGCACACATGTGGTTAGAGTCGGAGATCATGTCAGGCTCTGGAAATAGTTCTGGATCAACTTCATCGGCATCATCATCTTCTGCAACATCAAAGAAGGGCACTAGGACCCCTTTTGAAAGGAAACTTGGGGAATTCTTCATTCACCAGATCGAGTCAGATCCTTCGCCAACATATGGAGGGGGTTTCAGAGCTGGAAATCGAGCTGTTCTTCAGTATGGTCTCAAAAGGACATTGGACCACATTCGGTTGACGGGCATGTTCCCATGA
- the LOC116253572 gene encoding protein DA1-like isoform X4, giving the protein MLQGTSFGFFAVPFTAVGACLWSILKWCGLIKNVKMVKDRICGASFIMRWLSTTSESSNLIVSAGQYHATLGEDRVFDPSTTSMDTQFHYNDEELDRATALSIAEQEQRKWNATGPNLKEDEELARALQASMNLDSLWANDNTHQPPPFPFLTGLRLCAGCNNEIGHHRFLNCMGALWHPECFRCYYCNQPIYEMEFSMSGNYPYHKSCYQECHHPKCDVCKQFIPVNGVGMVEFRAHPFWGQKYCPSHEFDNTPRCCSCEHMEPRNVQYVSLGDGRKLCLECLHFSIMDTSECQPLFLDIREFYEGLNMKVGQQIPLLLVERQALNEAMEGEKQGHHLPETRGLCLSEEQTVSTIRRGPKIGRGNSIINMITEPYRLSRHCEVTAILILYGLPRLLTGSILAHEMMHAWLRLNGYRSLRQDVEEGICQVLAHMWLESEIMSGSGNSSGSTSSASSSSATSKKGTRTPFERKLGEFFIHQIESDPSPTYGGGFRAGNRAVLQYGLKRTLDHIRLTGMFP; this is encoded by the exons ATGCTCCAGGGAACGTCTTTCGGGTTCTTTGCG GTTCCTTTTACAGCGGTTGGTGCCTGTCTTTGGTCGATTCTGAAATGGTGCGGATTGATTAAGAATG TAAAGATGGTGAAGGATCGCATTTGTGGAGCATCTTTTATCATGCGGTGGCTAAGTACGACATCTGAAAGTTCAAATCTTATAGTATCAGCAGGTCAATATCATGCAACTCTTGGAGAGGACAGGGTTTTCGATCCATCTACAACTTCCATG GATACTCAGTTTCATTATAATGATGAAGAGTTAGACCGTGCAACTGCACTATCCATTGCGGAACAGGAGCAAAGGAAATGGAACGCAACTG GTCCCAACCTAAAGGAAGACGAGGAACTTGCAAGAGCTCTTCAAGCAAGTATGAACTTGGATTCCCTTTGGGCAAATGATAATACTCATCAGCCTCCTCCATTTCCCTTTCTGACTGGATTAAG GTTATGTGCTGGTTGCAACAATGAAATTGGTCATCACCGCTTCCTGAATTGCATGGGTGCACTTTGGCATCCAGAATGTTTTCGCTGTTATTATTGCAATCAGCCTATATATGAAATGGAG TTTTCTATGTCTGGGAACTACCCATACCACAAGTCCTGCTATCAAGAGTGTCATCATCCCAAATGTGATGTCTGCAAGCAATTT ATTCCAGTAAACGGAGTTGGTATGGTCGAGTTTAGAGCGCATCCTTTCTGGGGACAGAAATATTGTCCATCGCATGAGTTTGACAATACCCCAAGGTGCTGTAGTTGTGAACACATGGAG CCTCGCAATGTACAGTACGTTTCCTTGGGTGATGGACGGAAGCTCTGTTTGGAATGTTTGCACTTTTCAATCATGGATACAAGTGAGTGCCAACCATTATTCCTTGATATAAGAGAGTTTTATGAAGGCTTAAACATGAAAGTGGGGCAGCAAATTCCATTGTTATTAGTTGAGAGGCAGGCATTGAATGAGGCCATGGaaggagaaaaacaa GGACACCATCTGCCTGAAACCAGAGGGCTTTGTCTTTCTGAGGAGCAGACAGTTAGCACT ATCCGGAGAGGACCTAAAATTGGAAGAGGAAATTCCATTATTAATATGATCACTGAACCATATAGATTGTCTCGCCATTGTGAAGTAACTGCAATCCTTATCTTGTACGGACTTCCAAG ATTGTTGACAGGCTCAATCTTGGCCCATGAAATGATGCATGCTTGGCTACGGCTTAATG GATACCGATCTCTGAGACAAGACGTGGAAGAGGGGATCTGCCAAGTTCTAGCACACATGTGGTTAGAGTCGGAGATCATGTCAGGCTCTGGAAATAGTTCTGGATCAACTTCATCGGCATCATCATCTTCTGCAACATCAAAGAAGGGCACTAGGACCCCTTTTGAAAGGAAACTTGGGGAATTCTTCATTCACCAGATCGAGTCAGATCCTTCGCCAACATATGGAGGGGGTTTCAGAGCTGGAAATCGAGCTGTTCTTCAGTATGGTCTCAAAAGGACATTGGACCACATTCGGTTGACGGGCATGTTCCCATGA
- the LOC116253572 gene encoding protein DA1-like isoform X2 yields MVEPKVFLFAIADESCSVSCVNFNYEMLQGTSFGFFAVPFTAVGACLWSILKWCGLIKNVKMVKDRICGASFIMRWLSTTSESSNLIVSAGQYHATLGEDRVFDPSTTSMFHYNDEELDRATALSIAEQEQRKWNATGPNLKEDEELARALQASMNLDSLWANDNTHQPPPFPFLTGLRLCAGCNNEIGHHRFLNCMGALWHPECFRCYYCNQPIYEMEFSMSGNYPYHKSCYQECHHPKCDVCKQFIPVNGVGMVEFRAHPFWGQKYCPSHEFDNTPRCCSCEHMEPRNVQYVSLGDGRKLCLECLHFSIMDTSECQPLFLDIREFYEGLNMKVGQQIPLLLVERQALNEAMEGEKQGHHLPETRGLCLSEEQTVSTIRRGPKIGRGNSIINMITEPYRLSRHCEVTAILILYGLPRLLTGSILAHEMMHAWLRLNGYRSLRQDVEEGICQVLAHMWLESEIMSGSGNSSGSTSSASSSSATSKKGTRTPFERKLGEFFIHQIESDPSPTYGGGFRAGNRAVLQYGLKRTLDHIRLTGMFP; encoded by the exons ATGGTGGAACCGAAAGTCTTTCTTTTTGCCATTGCAGATGAAAGCTGCAGTGTTTCCTGCGTCAACTTCAACTACGAGATGCTCCAGGGAACGTCTTTCGGGTTCTTTGCG GTTCCTTTTACAGCGGTTGGTGCCTGTCTTTGGTCGATTCTGAAATGGTGCGGATTGATTAAGAATG TAAAGATGGTGAAGGATCGCATTTGTGGAGCATCTTTTATCATGCGGTGGCTAAGTACGACATCTGAAAGTTCAAATCTTATAGTATCAGCAGGTCAATATCATGCAACTCTTGGAGAGGACAGGGTTTTCGATCCATCTACAACTTCCATG TTTCATTATAATGATGAAGAGTTAGACCGTGCAACTGCACTATCCATTGCGGAACAGGAGCAAAGGAAATGGAACGCAACTG GTCCCAACCTAAAGGAAGACGAGGAACTTGCAAGAGCTCTTCAAGCAAGTATGAACTTGGATTCCCTTTGGGCAAATGATAATACTCATCAGCCTCCTCCATTTCCCTTTCTGACTGGATTAAG GTTATGTGCTGGTTGCAACAATGAAATTGGTCATCACCGCTTCCTGAATTGCATGGGTGCACTTTGGCATCCAGAATGTTTTCGCTGTTATTATTGCAATCAGCCTATATATGAAATGGAG TTTTCTATGTCTGGGAACTACCCATACCACAAGTCCTGCTATCAAGAGTGTCATCATCCCAAATGTGATGTCTGCAAGCAATTT ATTCCAGTAAACGGAGTTGGTATGGTCGAGTTTAGAGCGCATCCTTTCTGGGGACAGAAATATTGTCCATCGCATGAGTTTGACAATACCCCAAGGTGCTGTAGTTGTGAACACATGGAG CCTCGCAATGTACAGTACGTTTCCTTGGGTGATGGACGGAAGCTCTGTTTGGAATGTTTGCACTTTTCAATCATGGATACAAGTGAGTGCCAACCATTATTCCTTGATATAAGAGAGTTTTATGAAGGCTTAAACATGAAAGTGGGGCAGCAAATTCCATTGTTATTAGTTGAGAGGCAGGCATTGAATGAGGCCATGGaaggagaaaaacaa GGACACCATCTGCCTGAAACCAGAGGGCTTTGTCTTTCTGAGGAGCAGACAGTTAGCACT ATCCGGAGAGGACCTAAAATTGGAAGAGGAAATTCCATTATTAATATGATCACTGAACCATATAGATTGTCTCGCCATTGTGAAGTAACTGCAATCCTTATCTTGTACGGACTTCCAAG ATTGTTGACAGGCTCAATCTTGGCCCATGAAATGATGCATGCTTGGCTACGGCTTAATG GATACCGATCTCTGAGACAAGACGTGGAAGAGGGGATCTGCCAAGTTCTAGCACACATGTGGTTAGAGTCGGAGATCATGTCAGGCTCTGGAAATAGTTCTGGATCAACTTCATCGGCATCATCATCTTCTGCAACATCAAAGAAGGGCACTAGGACCCCTTTTGAAAGGAAACTTGGGGAATTCTTCATTCACCAGATCGAGTCAGATCCTTCGCCAACATATGGAGGGGGTTTCAGAGCTGGAAATCGAGCTGTTCTTCAGTATGGTCTCAAAAGGACATTGGACCACATTCGGTTGACGGGCATGTTCCCATGA
- the LOC116253572 gene encoding protein DA1-like isoform X7, whose amino-acid sequence MVKDRICGASFIMRWLSTTSESSNLIVSAGQYHATLGEDRVFDPSTTSMDTQFHYNDEELDRATALSIAEQEQRKWNATGPNLKEDEELARALQASMNLDSLWANDNTHQPPPFPFLTGLRLCAGCNNEIGHHRFLNCMGALWHPECFRCYYCNQPIYEMEFSMSGNYPYHKSCYQECHHPKCDVCKQFIPVNGVGMVEFRAHPFWGQKYCPSHEFDNTPRCCSCEHMEPRNVQYVSLGDGRKLCLECLHFSIMDTSECQPLFLDIREFYEGLNMKVGQQIPLLLVERQALNEAMEGEKQGHHLPETRGLCLSEEQTVSTIRRGPKIGRGNSIINMITEPYRLSRHCEVTAILILYGLPRLLTGSILAHEMMHAWLRLNGYRSLRQDVEEGICQVLAHMWLESEIMSGSGNSSGSTSSASSSSATSKKGTRTPFERKLGEFFIHQIESDPSPTYGGGFRAGNRAVLQYGLKRTLDHIRLTGMFP is encoded by the exons ATGGTGAAGGATCGCATTTGTGGAGCATCTTTTATCATGCGGTGGCTAAGTACGACATCTGAAAGTTCAAATCTTATAGTATCAGCAGGTCAATATCATGCAACTCTTGGAGAGGACAGGGTTTTCGATCCATCTACAACTTCCATG GATACTCAGTTTCATTATAATGATGAAGAGTTAGACCGTGCAACTGCACTATCCATTGCGGAACAGGAGCAAAGGAAATGGAACGCAACTG GTCCCAACCTAAAGGAAGACGAGGAACTTGCAAGAGCTCTTCAAGCAAGTATGAACTTGGATTCCCTTTGGGCAAATGATAATACTCATCAGCCTCCTCCATTTCCCTTTCTGACTGGATTAAG GTTATGTGCTGGTTGCAACAATGAAATTGGTCATCACCGCTTCCTGAATTGCATGGGTGCACTTTGGCATCCAGAATGTTTTCGCTGTTATTATTGCAATCAGCCTATATATGAAATGGAG TTTTCTATGTCTGGGAACTACCCATACCACAAGTCCTGCTATCAAGAGTGTCATCATCCCAAATGTGATGTCTGCAAGCAATTT ATTCCAGTAAACGGAGTTGGTATGGTCGAGTTTAGAGCGCATCCTTTCTGGGGACAGAAATATTGTCCATCGCATGAGTTTGACAATACCCCAAGGTGCTGTAGTTGTGAACACATGGAG CCTCGCAATGTACAGTACGTTTCCTTGGGTGATGGACGGAAGCTCTGTTTGGAATGTTTGCACTTTTCAATCATGGATACAAGTGAGTGCCAACCATTATTCCTTGATATAAGAGAGTTTTATGAAGGCTTAAACATGAAAGTGGGGCAGCAAATTCCATTGTTATTAGTTGAGAGGCAGGCATTGAATGAGGCCATGGaaggagaaaaacaa GGACACCATCTGCCTGAAACCAGAGGGCTTTGTCTTTCTGAGGAGCAGACAGTTAGCACT ATCCGGAGAGGACCTAAAATTGGAAGAGGAAATTCCATTATTAATATGATCACTGAACCATATAGATTGTCTCGCCATTGTGAAGTAACTGCAATCCTTATCTTGTACGGACTTCCAAG ATTGTTGACAGGCTCAATCTTGGCCCATGAAATGATGCATGCTTGGCTACGGCTTAATG GATACCGATCTCTGAGACAAGACGTGGAAGAGGGGATCTGCCAAGTTCTAGCACACATGTGGTTAGAGTCGGAGATCATGTCAGGCTCTGGAAATAGTTCTGGATCAACTTCATCGGCATCATCATCTTCTGCAACATCAAAGAAGGGCACTAGGACCCCTTTTGAAAGGAAACTTGGGGAATTCTTCATTCACCAGATCGAGTCAGATCCTTCGCCAACATATGGAGGGGGTTTCAGAGCTGGAAATCGAGCTGTTCTTCAGTATGGTCTCAAAAGGACATTGGACCACATTCGGTTGACGGGCATGTTCCCATGA
- the LOC116253572 gene encoding protein DA1-like isoform X6 — MMVKDRICGASFIMRWLSTTSESSNLIVSAGQYHATLGEDRVFDPSTTSMDTQFHYNDEELDRATALSIAEQEQRKWNATGPNLKEDEELARALQASMNLDSLWANDNTHQPPPFPFLTGLRLCAGCNNEIGHHRFLNCMGALWHPECFRCYYCNQPIYEMEFSMSGNYPYHKSCYQECHHPKCDVCKQFIPVNGVGMVEFRAHPFWGQKYCPSHEFDNTPRCCSCEHMEPRNVQYVSLGDGRKLCLECLHFSIMDTSECQPLFLDIREFYEGLNMKVGQQIPLLLVERQALNEAMEGEKQGHHLPETRGLCLSEEQTVSTIRRGPKIGRGNSIINMITEPYRLSRHCEVTAILILYGLPRLLTGSILAHEMMHAWLRLNGYRSLRQDVEEGICQVLAHMWLESEIMSGSGNSSGSTSSASSSSATSKKGTRTPFERKLGEFFIHQIESDPSPTYGGGFRAGNRAVLQYGLKRTLDHIRLTGMFP; from the exons ATG ATGGTGAAGGATCGCATTTGTGGAGCATCTTTTATCATGCGGTGGCTAAGTACGACATCTGAAAGTTCAAATCTTATAGTATCAGCAGGTCAATATCATGCAACTCTTGGAGAGGACAGGGTTTTCGATCCATCTACAACTTCCATG GATACTCAGTTTCATTATAATGATGAAGAGTTAGACCGTGCAACTGCACTATCCATTGCGGAACAGGAGCAAAGGAAATGGAACGCAACTG GTCCCAACCTAAAGGAAGACGAGGAACTTGCAAGAGCTCTTCAAGCAAGTATGAACTTGGATTCCCTTTGGGCAAATGATAATACTCATCAGCCTCCTCCATTTCCCTTTCTGACTGGATTAAG GTTATGTGCTGGTTGCAACAATGAAATTGGTCATCACCGCTTCCTGAATTGCATGGGTGCACTTTGGCATCCAGAATGTTTTCGCTGTTATTATTGCAATCAGCCTATATATGAAATGGAG TTTTCTATGTCTGGGAACTACCCATACCACAAGTCCTGCTATCAAGAGTGTCATCATCCCAAATGTGATGTCTGCAAGCAATTT ATTCCAGTAAACGGAGTTGGTATGGTCGAGTTTAGAGCGCATCCTTTCTGGGGACAGAAATATTGTCCATCGCATGAGTTTGACAATACCCCAAGGTGCTGTAGTTGTGAACACATGGAG CCTCGCAATGTACAGTACGTTTCCTTGGGTGATGGACGGAAGCTCTGTTTGGAATGTTTGCACTTTTCAATCATGGATACAAGTGAGTGCCAACCATTATTCCTTGATATAAGAGAGTTTTATGAAGGCTTAAACATGAAAGTGGGGCAGCAAATTCCATTGTTATTAGTTGAGAGGCAGGCATTGAATGAGGCCATGGaaggagaaaaacaa GGACACCATCTGCCTGAAACCAGAGGGCTTTGTCTTTCTGAGGAGCAGACAGTTAGCACT ATCCGGAGAGGACCTAAAATTGGAAGAGGAAATTCCATTATTAATATGATCACTGAACCATATAGATTGTCTCGCCATTGTGAAGTAACTGCAATCCTTATCTTGTACGGACTTCCAAG ATTGTTGACAGGCTCAATCTTGGCCCATGAAATGATGCATGCTTGGCTACGGCTTAATG GATACCGATCTCTGAGACAAGACGTGGAAGAGGGGATCTGCCAAGTTCTAGCACACATGTGGTTAGAGTCGGAGATCATGTCAGGCTCTGGAAATAGTTCTGGATCAACTTCATCGGCATCATCATCTTCTGCAACATCAAAGAAGGGCACTAGGACCCCTTTTGAAAGGAAACTTGGGGAATTCTTCATTCACCAGATCGAGTCAGATCCTTCGCCAACATATGGAGGGGGTTTCAGAGCTGGAAATCGAGCTGTTCTTCAGTATGGTCTCAAAAGGACATTGGACCACATTCGGTTGACGGGCATGTTCCCATGA
- the LOC116253572 gene encoding protein DA1-like isoform X5 — MLQGTSFGFFAMVKDRICGASFIMRWLSTTSESSNLIVSAGQYHATLGEDRVFDPSTTSMDTQFHYNDEELDRATALSIAEQEQRKWNATGPNLKEDEELARALQASMNLDSLWANDNTHQPPPFPFLTGLRLCAGCNNEIGHHRFLNCMGALWHPECFRCYYCNQPIYEMEFSMSGNYPYHKSCYQECHHPKCDVCKQFIPVNGVGMVEFRAHPFWGQKYCPSHEFDNTPRCCSCEHMEPRNVQYVSLGDGRKLCLECLHFSIMDTSECQPLFLDIREFYEGLNMKVGQQIPLLLVERQALNEAMEGEKQGHHLPETRGLCLSEEQTVSTIRRGPKIGRGNSIINMITEPYRLSRHCEVTAILILYGLPRLLTGSILAHEMMHAWLRLNGYRSLRQDVEEGICQVLAHMWLESEIMSGSGNSSGSTSSASSSSATSKKGTRTPFERKLGEFFIHQIESDPSPTYGGGFRAGNRAVLQYGLKRTLDHIRLTGMFP, encoded by the exons ATGCTCCAGGGAACGTCTTTCGGGTTCTTTGCG ATGGTGAAGGATCGCATTTGTGGAGCATCTTTTATCATGCGGTGGCTAAGTACGACATCTGAAAGTTCAAATCTTATAGTATCAGCAGGTCAATATCATGCAACTCTTGGAGAGGACAGGGTTTTCGATCCATCTACAACTTCCATG GATACTCAGTTTCATTATAATGATGAAGAGTTAGACCGTGCAACTGCACTATCCATTGCGGAACAGGAGCAAAGGAAATGGAACGCAACTG GTCCCAACCTAAAGGAAGACGAGGAACTTGCAAGAGCTCTTCAAGCAAGTATGAACTTGGATTCCCTTTGGGCAAATGATAATACTCATCAGCCTCCTCCATTTCCCTTTCTGACTGGATTAAG GTTATGTGCTGGTTGCAACAATGAAATTGGTCATCACCGCTTCCTGAATTGCATGGGTGCACTTTGGCATCCAGAATGTTTTCGCTGTTATTATTGCAATCAGCCTATATATGAAATGGAG TTTTCTATGTCTGGGAACTACCCATACCACAAGTCCTGCTATCAAGAGTGTCATCATCCCAAATGTGATGTCTGCAAGCAATTT ATTCCAGTAAACGGAGTTGGTATGGTCGAGTTTAGAGCGCATCCTTTCTGGGGACAGAAATATTGTCCATCGCATGAGTTTGACAATACCCCAAGGTGCTGTAGTTGTGAACACATGGAG CCTCGCAATGTACAGTACGTTTCCTTGGGTGATGGACGGAAGCTCTGTTTGGAATGTTTGCACTTTTCAATCATGGATACAAGTGAGTGCCAACCATTATTCCTTGATATAAGAGAGTTTTATGAAGGCTTAAACATGAAAGTGGGGCAGCAAATTCCATTGTTATTAGTTGAGAGGCAGGCATTGAATGAGGCCATGGaaggagaaaaacaa GGACACCATCTGCCTGAAACCAGAGGGCTTTGTCTTTCTGAGGAGCAGACAGTTAGCACT ATCCGGAGAGGACCTAAAATTGGAAGAGGAAATTCCATTATTAATATGATCACTGAACCATATAGATTGTCTCGCCATTGTGAAGTAACTGCAATCCTTATCTTGTACGGACTTCCAAG ATTGTTGACAGGCTCAATCTTGGCCCATGAAATGATGCATGCTTGGCTACGGCTTAATG GATACCGATCTCTGAGACAAGACGTGGAAGAGGGGATCTGCCAAGTTCTAGCACACATGTGGTTAGAGTCGGAGATCATGTCAGGCTCTGGAAATAGTTCTGGATCAACTTCATCGGCATCATCATCTTCTGCAACATCAAAGAAGGGCACTAGGACCCCTTTTGAAAGGAAACTTGGGGAATTCTTCATTCACCAGATCGAGTCAGATCCTTCGCCAACATATGGAGGGGGTTTCAGAGCTGGAAATCGAGCTGTTCTTCAGTATGGTCTCAAAAGGACATTGGACCACATTCGGTTGACGGGCATGTTCCCATGA